A section of the Leptospira kobayashii genome encodes:
- a CDS encoding peptidylprolyl isomerase: MFALFGFSFIIIQCGEKRFKKITYEPISYSSTKVIVKRLDTVNVKLPEKPAVYAVLQTTAGDLVLELFADAAPKTVQNFIDLAQGEKDFTNEKGIKERRPFYDGLKFHRVIPDFMAQGGCPRGDGGGGPGYKFEDEINAKAIGLDKLKVKDAPQYQAQLQRVVLSEFNILSRQQLDEKRAEVEAAYTDALELPVMEILYRIGYRFNEVVPSKKAVRHSLAMANAGPNTNGSQFFINQVDTPHLDGIHTVFGHLVSGAEVLDRIIEKGNLQTTIRKVLVVDKR, translated from the coding sequence ATATTCGCATTATTCGGGTTCTCTTTTATAATCATCCAATGCGGTGAAAAAAGATTCAAAAAAATAACATACGAACCTATCTCTTATTCCAGCACGAAAGTCATAGTAAAACGTTTGGATACTGTCAATGTAAAGCTTCCTGAAAAACCGGCGGTTTATGCCGTCCTGCAAACAACGGCAGGGGATCTGGTTTTGGAATTATTTGCGGACGCAGCTCCCAAAACAGTACAAAACTTTATCGATCTTGCCCAAGGGGAAAAAGATTTCACAAATGAAAAAGGGATAAAAGAAAGACGTCCCTTTTACGATGGGCTAAAGTTTCATAGAGTGATCCCCGATTTCATGGCGCAAGGCGGATGTCCTAGGGGAGACGGAGGAGGAGGCCCGGGTTATAAGTTTGAAGATGAGATCAATGCGAAAGCGATCGGGCTTGATAAATTAAAAGTGAAAGATGCCCCTCAATACCAAGCCCAATTGCAAAGAGTCGTACTTTCCGAATTCAATATCTTGAGCAGACAACAGTTAGACGAAAAACGTGCGGAAGTCGAAGCCGCTTATACGGATGCTTTGGAACTTCCCGTTATGGAGATTCTATACAGGATCGGATATCGTTTCAATGAAGTTGTTCCTAGTAAAAAAGCAGTCCGACATTCTTTGGCTATGGCCAATGCAGGCCCCAATACAAACGGATCTCAGTTTTTCATCAACCAGGTGGACACTCCTCATTTGGATGGAATTCACACTGTATTTGGTCATTTGGTTTCCGGAGCGGAAGTTTTGGATCGAATCATCGAAAAGGGAAACTTGCAAACTACGATTAGAAAAGTATTAGTGGTAGATAAAAGATAA
- the argH gene encoding argininosuccinate lyase, with protein MKEKKLWGGRFSEAPSSLMVRIGESISFDKELYRQDITGSISHSRMLKKIGILTGEEQKKIEDTLKFIGKEIESGKFEFKIENEDIHMSIESRLTDILGDLGKKLHTARSRNDQVSQDVRLYLKEEITNILSLLFSLLESWVEKAEKSIDIVIPGYTHLQIAQPIRASHYFLSHFWANVRDFEDFLSARERADELVLGSGALAGVNYATDRNFLQKDLNLGRISENSMDAVSQRDHILKFLFVSSQFYIHASRFCEEIILFSSQEFSYFKLPDSLTTGSSIMPQKKNPDVAELIRGKTGRVVGGLNHVLMMMKGTPSAYNRDFQEDKIPLFDTVKQVKLAIEGIREMVSGLEIFPANAVKSLRSGFSTATDLADWLVFQKKIPFRTSHEIVGELVKHCSSKGWDLFTIPQGERGKIHAVLADPGYEDAIVLETSCDKKNVPGGTSKPMQKEQLKNAKRKLKELEKRFQIQSSKGKKNV; from the coding sequence ATGAAAGAAAAAAAACTTTGGGGAGGGCGATTTTCAGAAGCTCCTTCCTCACTTATGGTTCGAATCGGTGAGTCGATTAGTTTTGATAAGGAACTGTATCGCCAGGACATTACCGGATCGATTTCCCACTCCAGAATGTTGAAGAAGATAGGGATTCTGACCGGCGAAGAACAAAAAAAAATCGAAGATACTCTAAAGTTTATCGGAAAGGAAATAGAGTCCGGCAAATTCGAATTTAAAATAGAAAATGAAGACATTCATATGTCCATCGAATCCCGCCTAACTGATATTTTGGGTGATTTGGGAAAAAAATTGCATACCGCCCGTTCCAGAAACGATCAGGTTTCTCAAGACGTACGTCTTTATCTGAAAGAAGAAATAACAAATATCTTGAGTCTTCTGTTCTCCCTTTTGGAAAGTTGGGTGGAAAAGGCCGAAAAGTCGATCGACATCGTCATCCCCGGATACACTCATTTGCAGATCGCGCAACCGATCCGGGCTTCTCATTATTTTTTATCTCATTTTTGGGCAAATGTTCGTGATTTCGAAGATTTTTTATCCGCAAGAGAAAGGGCCGATGAACTGGTCTTAGGTTCCGGTGCCTTGGCCGGAGTGAATTATGCGACGGACAGAAATTTTTTACAAAAGGATTTGAATCTGGGTAGAATCTCCGAAAATTCAATGGATGCTGTTTCGCAAAGAGACCATATCCTGAAATTTTTATTCGTATCATCCCAGTTTTATATCCATGCTTCCCGGTTTTGCGAAGAGATCATTTTGTTTTCTTCCCAGGAGTTTTCCTATTTCAAACTTCCCGATTCGCTTACCACAGGTTCGTCGATCATGCCTCAGAAAAAAAATCCTGATGTTGCCGAACTGATTCGTGGTAAAACGGGAAGAGTGGTAGGGGGACTCAATCATGTTCTGATGATGATGAAGGGAACTCCTTCTGCGTACAATCGGGATTTTCAAGAAGACAAAATCCCTTTGTTCGATACTGTCAAACAGGTGAAACTTGCCATCGAAGGAATTCGGGAGATGGTGAGTGGGCTCGAGATTTTTCCTGCAAATGCCGTGAAAAGTCTGCGTTCCGGTTTTTCGACTGCAACCGATTTAGCGGATTGGCTCGTTTTTCAAAAAAAGATTCCTTTTCGAACGTCACATGAAATTGTTGGGGAGCTTGTGAAACATTGTTCCTCCAAGGGTTGGGATTTATTTACCATCCCGCAAGGGGAAAGAGGAAAGATCCATGCGGTTTTAGCCGATCCGGGCTATGAAGATGCGATCGTACTCGAGACTTCTTGTGATAAAAAGAATGTTCCCGGGGGAACTTCCAAACCGATGCAGAAAGAGCAGCTAAAGAATGCTAAGCGAAAACTCAAAGAACTAGAAAAACGATTTCAAATTCAATCATCCAAAGGCAAAAAGAATGTTTAA
- a CDS encoding heme-binding domain-containing protein translates to MKRVAYLFLILLVLVQFIPVERENPEESAPIRVDSKLNSILERSCYDCHSHKTKWPIYSYVFPLSYFVSNHVREGREELNFSEWEKLSLDKKIKKADSILEAIEEDEMPLKSYTWIHRDAVIGEEDIKILKDWISALEEESEKESL, encoded by the coding sequence ATGAAAAGGGTAGCTTATCTATTTTTGATTCTTTTGGTTCTTGTCCAATTCATCCCTGTGGAAAGAGAGAATCCGGAAGAGTCCGCGCCGATCCGCGTGGATTCTAAATTGAATTCCATCCTGGAGAGAAGTTGTTACGATTGCCATTCCCATAAAACAAAATGGCCGATCTATTCTTATGTATTTCCCCTATCCTATTTTGTTTCCAATCATGTAAGAGAAGGAAGAGAAGAGCTCAATTTCTCCGAATGGGAAAAACTTTCCCTTGATAAAAAGATCAAAAAAGCGGATTCGATTTTGGAAGCGATCGAAGAAGATGAGATGCCCTTGAAATCCTATACTTGGATTCATAGAGATGCGGTCATTGGCGAGGAAGATATAAAAATACTGAAAGACTGGATTTCCGCATTGGAAGAGGAGAGCGAAAAGGAATCTTTATGA
- a CDS encoding NfeD family protein → MEILFEQSPYLWIIGGILFLALEFVFPGTFIMFLGIGGIITGITARLIPMSFTAQVVIWMISTLASLILGGSAVKKLFKSESTVDPFIKDDYLQQIVPVETDILVGQLGGKVRFQGTVWDAISQKERIPKGSQVRILSRDNLTFTVEKISLGD, encoded by the coding sequence TTGGAGATTTTATTCGAACAATCCCCTTACCTTTGGATCATAGGTGGGATTCTATTTTTAGCTTTAGAATTTGTTTTTCCAGGTACATTTATCATGTTCTTGGGGATCGGTGGAATCATCACAGGGATTACCGCGCGACTGATACCTATGAGTTTTACGGCTCAAGTGGTAATCTGGATGATATCAACACTTGCCTCACTGATTTTAGGCGGTTCGGCGGTCAAAAAATTATTCAAATCGGAATCAACTGTAGATCCTTTTATCAAAGACGATTATTTACAACAAATCGTCCCGGTCGAAACGGATATTCTGGTAGGACAGTTGGGAGGCAAAGTGCGATTCCAAGGAACTGTTTGGGATGCCATCAGCCAAAAGGAAAGAATTCCAAAAGGTTCCCAAGTAAGAATTTTATCCCGTGATAATCTCACTTTCACAGTGGAAAAAATTTCACTCGGAGATTGA
- a CDS encoding SPFH domain-containing protein, whose protein sequence is MGSVFIIIFVLLIYIISKTIIIVPEQSEHIKERLGVFQGVLKPGFYFMIPFVDQIRYRQNLKEQTIDIDPQVCITKDNVSVEVDGVLYMKVIDSEKASYGIDNFMLATSQLAQTTLRSEIGKLVLDNLLSEREEINANVVSNIDRATDPWGIKVTRYEIRNITPPKQILLEMENQMKAERERRAEITISQGEKESLVNKSVGERQESINISEGEKIRLVNEAEGRAKEIEVIATATARGLKLVSEAINKKGGKEAVSLQITQEYLEALGTILKTSKTTVVPENLANIGGVFEGLSRITTKLPNNNQGE, encoded by the coding sequence ATGGGCTCTGTATTCATTATTATCTTTGTTTTGCTGATTTATATCATCAGTAAAACAATCATCATCGTTCCGGAACAAAGCGAACACATCAAAGAAAGGTTAGGCGTATTTCAAGGCGTTCTCAAACCCGGATTTTATTTTATGATCCCTTTCGTGGATCAAATCCGTTACAGACAAAATCTAAAAGAACAAACGATCGATATTGATCCGCAAGTATGTATTACCAAAGACAACGTCTCCGTAGAAGTGGATGGGGTTTTGTATATGAAGGTAATCGATAGCGAAAAAGCATCCTACGGAATCGACAATTTCATGTTGGCGACTTCACAGCTGGCACAGACAACTCTTCGTTCCGAAATCGGTAAACTTGTGTTAGACAATCTATTATCCGAAAGAGAAGAAATCAATGCGAATGTGGTTTCCAATATAGATCGTGCAACCGACCCTTGGGGAATCAAAGTGACCCGTTATGAAATCAGAAACATCACTCCTCCCAAACAAATCCTTTTGGAAATGGAAAACCAGATGAAGGCAGAGAGAGAAAGAAGAGCCGAGATTACCATTTCCCAAGGTGAAAAAGAATCCCTTGTGAACAAATCCGTGGGAGAAAGGCAGGAATCGATCAATATCTCCGAAGGAGAAAAAATCAGACTGGTCAATGAAGCGGAAGGTAGAGCCAAAGAAATCGAAGTCATCGCAACGGCAACAGCTCGTGGTTTGAAATTGGTTTCCGAAGCTATTAACAAAAAAGGTGGAAAGGAAGCAGTGAGCTTGCAGATCACCCAAGAGTATTTGGAAGCATTGGGTACAATCCTGAAAACATCCAAAACCACAGTCGTTCCGGAAAACCTGGCCAATATCGGAGGAGTCTTCGAAGGACTTTCCCGAATCACCACAAAATTGCCAAACAATAACCAAGGAGAATAA
- a CDS encoding SPFH domain-containing protein — protein sequence MDENYIIIGFWTIITIYLALKIFRCIRIIPAQDVLIVERLGKYSRTLRAGFHLLVPFVDRDAYYLSLKEQAIDVQPQICITHDNVQVKVDGVLYIKVIDPVRAAYGIQDYKFASIQLAQTTMRSIIGTMELDKTIGGEKDMINSTIVAAVDQASGPWGIKVNRYEILNIVPPKSVLDAMEKEKKAQISKRSQILLSEGERDSRINRSLGLKEEAINKSEGEKQRRINSAEGKASEIESIAQASAKGIEAVASSIAEQEGGSAVKLQITKAFIQNFLNLAKENTEILIPADVMNLPNLIANLTGTKSKTKD from the coding sequence ATGGATGAAAATTATATAATCATTGGTTTTTGGACGATCATTACCATCTATCTTGCTTTAAAGATATTTCGCTGCATCAGAATCATCCCCGCACAAGACGTGTTAATCGTAGAAAGATTGGGGAAATACAGCCGGACACTCCGCGCAGGCTTTCATCTTTTGGTTCCCTTTGTGGACAGGGATGCTTATTATCTGTCATTGAAAGAACAGGCAATCGACGTACAACCCCAAATCTGTATCACGCATGACAATGTACAGGTGAAGGTGGATGGAGTACTTTATATCAAAGTAATCGATCCGGTTCGGGCGGCTTATGGAATTCAGGATTATAAATTCGCTTCGATTCAGTTGGCGCAAACCACTATGCGTTCCATCATTGGAACCATGGAACTGGACAAAACCATCGGGGGAGAAAAGGATATGATCAATTCCACGATCGTTGCCGCAGTCGATCAAGCCTCGGGTCCTTGGGGAATCAAAGTAAACCGTTATGAGATTCTAAATATCGTTCCCCCAAAATCAGTGTTAGACGCGATGGAAAAAGAGAAAAAAGCTCAAATTTCAAAACGTTCACAGATTTTGCTTTCGGAAGGAGAAAGAGATTCGAGAATCAATCGTTCTCTCGGTCTCAAAGAGGAAGCGATCAACAAATCGGAAGGGGAAAAACAAAGAAGGATCAATTCTGCGGAAGGTAAAGCATCTGAGATCGAATCGATTGCACAGGCGAGCGCAAAAGGTATCGAAGCAGTTGCGAGTTCCATTGCGGAACAGGAAGGTGGATCCGCAGTCAAACTTCAGATCACGAAAGCATTCATTCAGAATTTCCTCAATCTTGCCAAAGAAAATACGGAGATACTGATCCCTGCGGATGTAATGAATCTACCGAACCTGATTGCCAACCTAACAGGAACTAAATCGAAAACCAAAGACTAA
- a CDS encoding RNHCP domain-containing protein, which produces MTKAFHETHFVKITKKKKFDDFDSEEESKERNKQITYRNNSCQDEFRCKHCKAMIGRIGFGTSQRNHCPNCLHSLHVDKSPGDRASDCGSIMEPISIWVRKEEWVLLHRCKGCGVIHANRIGPDDNEILLLSLAAKALAKPCVPLYKEEEN; this is translated from the coding sequence ATGACTAAAGCCTTTCACGAAACCCATTTCGTAAAAATTACCAAAAAGAAAAAGTTCGATGATTTTGATTCGGAAGAAGAATCAAAAGAACGAAATAAACAGATTACTTATAGAAACAACTCCTGCCAGGATGAGTTTCGATGTAAACACTGCAAGGCGATGATCGGACGGATTGGTTTTGGAACCAGTCAGAGAAACCATTGCCCCAATTGTTTGCATAGCCTTCATGTGGATAAAAGTCCGGGAGACAGGGCCTCCGATTGCGGAAGCATTATGGAACCGATTTCCATTTGGGTCCGTAAGGAAGAGTGGGTCTTGCTTCACAGATGCAAGGGTTGCGGGGTCATCCATGCCAATCGGATCGGGCCGGATGATAACGAAATTTTACTTCTATCCCTTGCGGCAAAGGCGCTGGCGAAACCTTGCGTACCTTTGTATAAGGAAGAGGAAAATTGA
- a CDS encoding GNAT family N-acetyltransferase, whose product MADSEIHFEKIVNPDPSTQEFLWSQLHSYSLSKLNDPKMEETQFFCLLAKKEDKIIAAALGYMYFRGLNLQLLWVDSEQRGKNLGREMLQRVEEEAVQLNCSLIFGYSFGFQAPKFYLQEGYEQVGLISDFPPGHNCFFLSKKLSASR is encoded by the coding sequence GTGGCCGATTCCGAGATTCATTTTGAAAAAATCGTAAATCCTGATCCGTCCACTCAGGAATTTTTATGGTCTCAATTGCATTCTTACAGCTTATCCAAGCTGAATGATCCTAAAATGGAAGAAACTCAGTTCTTTTGTTTGTTAGCTAAAAAAGAGGACAAGATCATCGCTGCAGCGCTCGGTTATATGTACTTCCGTGGTTTGAATCTTCAATTGCTTTGGGTGGATTCTGAACAGAGAGGAAAAAATTTAGGTAGGGAGATGTTGCAAAGGGTGGAAGAGGAAGCGGTTCAATTGAATTGTTCTTTGATTTTCGGATATTCCTTCGGATTCCAAGCCCCCAAATTCTATCTCCAGGAAGGTTACGAACAAGTAGGGCTTATTTCCGATTTTCCTCCCGGTCATAATTGTTTTTTCCTATCTAAGAAATTATCCGCATCCCGGTAG
- the fliN gene encoding flagellar motor switch protein FliN — MGEGSLSQEDIDALLGGFGGGGSTPAGGGGGLDDLDALVGGAGGGGDDGPSFADIAAALGPSSTPTPSKSSAKSQSSVGGSNTANLNLLLDVTLQLTIELGRTTMFIKDVLQLTEGTVVELDKNIGEELDILANGKLVGRGKLIVLDDYYGIQITQIVDPMERLGGAPAFI, encoded by the coding sequence ATGGGCGAGGGTTCATTATCCCAAGAGGATATAGATGCATTATTAGGCGGATTTGGTGGGGGAGGCTCTACACCGGCGGGTGGTGGCGGCGGTCTTGACGACCTGGATGCACTTGTGGGCGGCGCCGGAGGTGGCGGGGACGACGGTCCTTCTTTTGCGGACATTGCTGCGGCACTCGGTCCCAGTTCCACACCCACACCTTCCAAGTCCTCTGCAAAATCCCAATCTTCCGTCGGAGGTAGCAATACAGCAAACCTCAATCTCCTTCTGGATGTCACTCTACAGCTCACGATCGAATTGGGAAGAACCACAATGTTTATCAAAGACGTACTTCAGTTGACCGAAGGAACTGTTGTGGAATTGGATAAAAATATCGGGGAAGAGCTGGATATTCTCGCCAATGGAAAGTTAGTTGGTCGGGGTAAACTCATCGTACTTGATGATTATTACGGAATTCAAATCACTCAAATCGTCGATCCAATGGAAAGACTCGGCGGAGCACCTGCCTTTATATAA
- a CDS encoding AAA family ATPase, whose product MSSPSPQLDFFKAKDLFLTELGGNGYQFLSEKEEIIFKFSGPHPGKEKLFESLGIIRNYIENFRIYNFEEGYFSIQALNENLFEPEKNISNRIRFRFMYQTNLLKAEISKRGDYSFKEIQTCLELFRFFSGTEGAKPNPKEVLRKLGAEVFDPAEENLKENALSFDHVFGYENVKKQVMESLVMPLLRPEPFLEITKFTRKFPTSILPRAVLFEGDPGVGKTTMAKVAANLCNVPMIYVPIESILSKYYGESSQNLAMVFDAASLFDRSMLFLDEIDSLATSREDGLFEATRNLLSVLLRKLDGFAKQTNIITIGATNRKNDLDPALLSRFDRKIFFPLPNKEERAQILEGYARQLSWEERLRLSEKLDGTSGRNLKDFCDYVERRWVTETFGENRAMEAPKSQFYLDSLPDFLWK is encoded by the coding sequence ATGTCCAGTCCTTCTCCTCAATTAGACTTTTTTAAAGCGAAAGATTTGTTTTTAACGGAATTGGGGGGAAATGGTTACCAATTCCTCTCGGAAAAGGAAGAAATCATTTTCAAATTTTCAGGCCCCCATCCCGGAAAGGAAAAGCTTTTCGAATCCCTGGGAATCATCCGGAATTACATTGAAAATTTCAGGATCTATAATTTTGAAGAAGGTTATTTCAGCATCCAGGCTTTGAACGAAAATCTTTTCGAACCGGAAAAGAATATTTCGAATCGAATCCGATTTCGATTTATGTACCAAACCAATCTATTGAAAGCGGAGATTTCCAAAAGAGGAGATTATTCTTTCAAAGAAATACAAACCTGTTTGGAGTTGTTTCGTTTTTTCAGCGGCACCGAAGGTGCAAAGCCGAATCCCAAAGAAGTTTTACGAAAATTAGGTGCTGAAGTTTTTGATCCCGCGGAAGAAAACCTAAAAGAAAATGCTCTGAGCTTCGACCATGTATTCGGCTATGAGAATGTAAAAAAACAAGTTATGGAAAGTTTGGTGATGCCTCTGCTTCGTCCGGAGCCATTTTTAGAGATCACCAAATTCACCCGCAAATTTCCTACCTCCATTTTACCCAGAGCTGTCCTATTCGAAGGAGATCCCGGAGTGGGAAAAACTACGATGGCGAAGGTGGCGGCTAATCTATGCAATGTGCCAATGATCTACGTTCCCATAGAATCGATATTAAGCAAATACTACGGAGAATCTTCTCAAAACCTAGCCATGGTTTTTGATGCAGCATCCCTATTCGATCGCTCCATGTTGTTTTTAGATGAAATCGATTCTCTTGCCACTTCCAGAGAAGACGGTTTATTTGAAGCGACTAGAAATCTACTCAGTGTTCTGCTTCGTAAATTGGACGGATTCGCCAAACAGACAAACATCATCACGATCGGTGCGACCAATCGAAAAAACGATTTGGACCCGGCACTTCTCTCCCGGTTCGACAGAAAGATATTCTTTCCCCTTCCGAACAAGGAAGAAAGAGCTCAAATTTTGGAAGGTTACGCGAGGCAGCTCTCCTGGGAGGAGCGACTAAGACTTTCCGAAAAATTGGATGGGACCTCCGGGAGAAACCTAAAAGATTTTTGCGATTACGTGGAAAGACGCTGGGTGACGGAGACTTTTGGGGAAAATCGGGCTATGGAAGCCCCTAAATCCCAATTTTACCTGGATTCTCTCCCGGATTTTCTCTGGAAGTGA
- the fcpB gene encoding flagellar-coiling protein FcpB, with protein MKIIKFLPILLLSLGLSAQGSPESGTGSAGIDTTQEGKSISETEKELDDNIFEVNKKLTRHTILFKMKVKTLPHRTVLFKGKPSQDGERCEPTQKQEAAENTCIHLEVFDFQGAEDGKSEYNLGAKFKTIELFFEGANNGDPDPRKEQPRNLTKIRTYVYQNNFVMEDKVISMIIDNAGNSQPAHNEKIELFYQHDGDPNWGTPETPSQKGVGKYILSNVENTKTNPIRNNFKKQFYFKNLDYFDKLFTKVFDYNDRDSNKHYKKNVETLKSSLKY; from the coding sequence ATGAAAATAATAAAATTTCTACCTATTTTACTTCTTAGTTTAGGGCTTTCCGCACAAGGTAGCCCGGAATCCGGAACTGGCTCAGCTGGGATCGATACAACTCAAGAGGGTAAATCTATTTCAGAAACTGAAAAAGAATTAGATGATAATATCTTTGAAGTCAATAAAAAGCTCACCCGCCATACAATACTTTTTAAAATGAAGGTGAAAACACTTCCTCACCGCACGGTTCTTTTCAAAGGAAAACCGAGCCAAGACGGAGAAAGATGTGAACCGACTCAAAAACAAGAAGCAGCGGAAAATACATGCATCCATTTGGAAGTTTTTGATTTCCAAGGCGCTGAAGATGGAAAATCCGAATACAATTTAGGTGCTAAGTTTAAAACCATCGAATTGTTTTTTGAAGGTGCAAACAACGGAGATCCGGATCCAAGAAAAGAGCAACCGCGTAACTTGACCAAGATCCGCACTTATGTTTACCAAAACAATTTCGTAATGGAAGACAAAGTGATTTCCATGATCATCGATAACGCAGGAAATTCACAACCGGCGCATAACGAAAAGATAGAATTATTTTATCAACATGACGGAGATCCAAACTGGGGCACCCCGGAAACTCCTTCTCAAAAAGGTGTTGGAAAATACATTCTTTCCAATGTTGAGAATACAAAAACAAACCCGATTAGAAATAATTTCAAAAAGCAGTTCTATTTCAAAAACCTAGACTATTTTGATAAACTTTTCACAAAGGTTTTTGACTATAATGACAGAGACTCTAACAAACATTATAAAAAGAATGTTGAGACTCTAAAAAGTTCTTTGAAATACTAA
- a CDS encoding RsmE family RNA methyltransferase: MNWIVLSREDELGSSRYRISGEKNTHLLEILKKESNGEIRVILSGKQRGKLILESTDKEESIGFFLPEEKEETPSLFANVETILALPRPQTGKKILHLAGVYGVPRLVFTNPYAKNKEFWTSPVYNGGEKKEMESGMAQSGNIYLPKLEYNKDSNWYKDRISNPDRIYIFDRTGISYESFKETISDKLHSEKLSFCFGPESGWSESDLEIFRKQSFEIVSLGSVILRTEFAFHAFLHQTNTWLETDSSRNQKP; this comes from the coding sequence TTGAACTGGATTGTGCTCTCTAGGGAGGATGAACTTGGTTCCTCCCGTTATCGGATCTCCGGTGAAAAAAATACCCACCTTTTGGAAATATTGAAAAAAGAATCCAATGGAGAAATTCGGGTGATCCTTTCCGGCAAACAAAGAGGAAAATTAATTTTAGAATCTACCGACAAAGAAGAATCCATCGGTTTTTTTTTGCCGGAGGAGAAAGAAGAAACACCCTCCTTATTTGCAAATGTAGAAACCATTTTGGCACTTCCCAGACCGCAAACCGGGAAAAAGATACTTCACCTAGCAGGAGTTTATGGGGTTCCCCGATTGGTATTCACCAATCCATACGCGAAGAACAAGGAATTTTGGACTTCTCCCGTTTATAACGGAGGAGAAAAAAAAGAAATGGAGTCGGGAATGGCCCAATCGGGAAACATCTACTTACCTAAATTAGAATACAATAAAGATTCGAACTGGTACAAAGACAGAATATCGAATCCCGATCGGATTTATATTTTCGATAGAACAGGAATATCTTATGAAAGTTTCAAAGAGACTATTTCAGATAAGCTGCATTCCGAAAAACTTTCATTTTGTTTCGGGCCTGAATCTGGTTGGAGTGAATCGGATTTGGAAATTTTCAGGAAACAATCGTTCGAGATCGTATCTCTCGGCTCTGTGATTCTTCGTACGGAATTTGCTTTTCACGCATTTCTTCACCAAACAAATACTTGGCTAGAAACTGATTCCTCCCGAAATCAAAAACCGTAA